AGCCTAACGGTTTTCATCCTAACGTGATAAGGGCGAAACCAGGAGAACAAATAGCAATAATCCTAAACTCACCGCAAGTCATTACGGGATTCTTCTTAAGACTTCCAGACGGCGTAGTTAATGTAAACGCCGTGCCTGGCTACGTAAGTTACGTTTACTTCGTTGCCCCCACTTCACCCGGAAATTACACTTGGAGAGAACCAGAATTCGCTTGTTATAATTACTCATATTGGACTGGAACGCTAGAGGTGAGCTGAATGGGTTTACAAGCTTTACTAAATAAAATTCTGAAGATTATAAAGGTAGACCTAAGCGAATTTAAAGAGAGAGCGGCAAAAATAGTCCTTCCTAAGGACACCTTGGGGGTAGTCTGGCTTTACTTACTTGGAGGAATAGCTTGGCTAATAATTTTAGGAACTGCTGCAATGAACATGAGGACTTACTTAGTTTACAACCAAAACTCTCCTCAAGTAGGAGTAATTTATTACACAATGCTGACAATCCACGGCTGGTCGGCAATGTTAGGTTTAGTACCAGACGCTGCACTAGGAATAATAGCTTATTCAATGTACAAATCCGGGTTAAACATAGTTCACGTTAAGCAGATAACCGCAATGTTCTGGGCATCAAATTTAGGCTTAGCTTTTGCACTATTCGGAGGCCCGGACATGGGCTGGTACATGTATCCCCCTCTAGCAATAGAGGATAATTCCCTCTTCCAGGCTTTTAGGCTTTACCACGGCGCAATGATGGGTGCAGGGTATTTAGCACTTGCAGTGAACAGTGCTGCAGCCTCAATAGCTTCAATTATACTGGTAGTTGATGCTGTGCAGACAAAACCGAAGGACAAGAAAATCAATATATTCGCAGCTTACGGTGTTGCTTTTTCATTAATAATTGCGCTAACCCTACCTGCATTGACTGCATCAGAACTGTGGTACGTTTTAGCAATATGGGGCTCAGTGAAACTTGATCCTCTGCTCTGGGTAATACTCTTCTGGTTCTACGGACATCCCGTGGTTTATTACGTTCCATTCCCGCTCTTCGGAGCTTTATATTATTACATACCCATTTACGCAGGAAGGCGTCTATACAGTGAAAAGTGGGCAAGGTGGAACATCTTCCTCCTAGCAATAGGTTCAATGTTAATATGGGTTCATCACTTGCAGACCTTTCCACTTCCAGTTTGCCTAAGGGCATGGATAACCGTCTCAACTTTAGTCTTAGCTTCCGGCTCTGGCTTAACTGTCCTTAATCTGGGGTTAACAATACTCTCCTCGAGGGGATATAATTGGAGGGATCCAATAGGCATGGCTTTCCTCGTAGCTTTAATAGGTTTCATAATAGGAGGAGTACAAGCATTACCCCTTCCAATAAACCTCATAAATGGAGTAGTCCACAATACCTATTACGTAGTAGGGCACTTTCACTTAATAATCTGGACATTAATCTTAGTGGGCTTTACAGGAGTCTTCCTTGATTTGCTAAAGAGTACTAATCCTTCACTTAACTTCAGCCTTAAGGCCAGGAAATTAATGCTTGCAGGACTATTATGGTGGACAGCCCCATTCGTAACAATAGGGTATTTAATGAGCATAGAAGGTTACCTGGGCTTAATAAGGAGAGTAATAGCTTATCCTGTAATGTTCGTACCTTATATGGAGTTAATATCCTTCTTAGCAGAGATAGGAATTCCGGGATTAGTTTTAACAATCTCGACTGCTCTAGGAGAATTTGTTAAGAGCGGAATTACGACTTCCACTTCAGTCTCCTTAAGTTCCTCTCCACCCGGTGTAATGGTAAAGAGGAGGCGATGAGAAATGGAGGAGAAGAAAGGATTTTTAGATTCAATTTTGGACAGGATAGGAATAAATGAAGCGCCGCTTTTTAGGACTCCTGACTACATGTATAATGTTTCATACTGGCTAGGTGCATTAGTTACAGCGTCCTTTGCTTACACAGTAATTACTGGGCTTATCTTGCTTTTACTTTACGAACCTGCTGCAGCATATTGCTCAACACAAAACATAATTTACCACATACCTTACGGTCCGGTACTTTTATTCAGCCACCTCTACGGAGCTTACATAATGATAGTTTTAGTTTATATACACATGTTCAGAAACTTCTTTAAGGGAGCATATAAGAAACCTAGGGAATTACAGTGGGTCACCGGAGTCCTTTTGTTAGCATTAACTTTAGGTGCTTCCTTCTTCGGTTACAGCTTAGTAGGGGATGTGTTAGGGATTGATGCGGTAGATATAGGTTCGTCTCTCCTGATAGGTACGGGCTTCCCCGGTGCAACTACGATAGTAGGCTGGCTCTTCGGTCCAGGGATAGATGCCGTTCAATCGAGTAATCCCATAGTAAGAAGCGAATTCTTCGATAGAATACTTGGCTGGCACATAATAATGGTTGCGCTAATAGGACTCCTCTTCGGTTTCCATCTGCTCCTAGCAGAAAGATACGGAATGACACCTTCCGCGAAGGAGAAACCGAGAGTTCCAGCATACTACACTAAGCAGGAACAAGAGAAGTTTAACGCTTGGTGGCCCAGAAACTTAGTTTACATGTTGTCCATAGTGTTAATGACTTGGGGAGTTATATTAATTGTCCCTAACGTTTTATCAAACATAAACGGCGCAACAATCTTCGGGCACAAGATTACCTTACCCTTGGTAATTAACCCGTTCCCTGCACCTCAAGCCTTTACTACTGCCGCTGAGCATACAGCGCCTTACCCGCCGTGGTTCTTCCTCTTCCTTTACAAATTTGTTGACTTCCTATTACCTAACGGTTTACCTCTATTACCGTCAATGGTAATTGCGGTACTGGTCATAGGACTTGTAGTGTTAATGTTAATTCCGTTCTTTGAGAACAGCGAATTTATGTTCATAAGCAGTAGGAAGTTCTGGACGTGGGTAATGTCTGTATTAGCTTATTCCTTAGTTGCCCTATCTATCTGGGGTTACCTAGATCCTGGAGTACCTGCACCTTTCACCCAGCAGGCTGAGATTATAGGAATACCCGCATTAATCCTTGCTATTATAATTTACCTCCTACCGAGTAAGAAGAAGCAGAGCGCGAGTGTAGTAAAGCCTTCCGGGCCACTATCAATACTTGGCACTTCAGTTTCAGTGCTATTGTTTGCGGGCACTTTAGGAGACTTCCTGCTATATCCTTCCCTACTAGGGCTTTTGATGTTGCTACCTTTAGGAGTATTAGTTTACCATTATGTAATAAAGATGGTTAGATTGATTAATTCAACGACAATTGGAGGCGGAGGTTACGCATTTACTAAGAAGGCTGCCTTTGTAGGCATTCCGGTTATATTCGTTATAACCATATTCCTCTTTGCATTGTTGACAAGAATACCCAGCGTGGGAATACAGAGCACATATGCGGGAATCGATTTAGGAGTAATACTATTCCTCTGGGGATACGCAATTAACTTATACCATTATTTAGTATATCATAAATGATTTTTTCTTTTTCCTTAATGTTTAGTTGAATCCTTCTCAGATTGTGGATTTCGTCGTCTAAATTTCACGTATCATTAGATAAACCCTGACTTTGTTACTTTTCATTTTTAAGTATATCCTTTGCTGCTAATACTAGTCCATTCCTATCTGGCTCGTCATTAGGTAAAGTATACTCTTCTCCTTCCTTTTCTAAGAATCCTAAGTTTACCAGTCTATTTAGGATTTCGTAAACCCTCGGTTCAGGGACTTCCTCAATAAGGGAATTAACCACTTTGTTAACTTCACTAAGCTCTCCCTTACCTCCTAGCCTATCAAGCGAAATAACTACAGCGGAATACCTCTCAGGTGACTGAGTAGATAATAGAAAGTCCTTAAACTCCCTCCTCACTTCCTCTATTGCCATCATCTCTATTTCGTTGATATCTGCCTTCTCTCCATGTTTTACTCTAAAAGAGTACTCAGCACCAAAGAACGTAAGCCAACCGGGTATACCGTCAAACCTCCTTACTGCCTCATTTATTACCTCTTCCTTGACCTCTATTCCTTCCTCCTTAAACCCCTTGATTAAGAAATCCTTAGATTTCTCTTCATCAAACCTCTCTACTTTTATTTTTCTAATAAACCTGCCGAAAAACGGCTTTTCATATTCCAATCCTTTTAACATATTTTCTACTAACCCGACCATACTTCCAGTGAATATTACCGTAGTATTTTTACAATAATCATAAACATCGTGGAAAATAGAGGGGAAATTTATTCCGTTAACTTTCATTAACTCTTGAGCCTCATCAAATACTATAACAAGCCCCTTCTTATTGTCCTTTGCTAGCTCGTCTAGTTCTTTCACTACTGAAGAAATATCCTCACTTCTGAACTTCTTAAGTTTAGGTCTTATTTTCACTAAACTGAACTCTAAAAAGGACTTTTCATCTATTCCTAGAATATTCGAAATAAACCTAATTACTCTTCCTCCCATTGTGTATTTCCTGACTACTTCGTTCACGCTTTCTAAAAATAGCCCCATGAACTGAGATCGTGGATATTTCTTCTTTTTAGGGTCGTAAATCCTCATTAGGTTTACCTTAACTACTATATAGTTTGGGTCATTTACTGCCACGTTAACTATGCTTGTTTTCCCCAACCTCCTCATGCCGTAAACTGTCAACCAAACTTTCCTTTCTATACTTTCCTTTATTTCATCGACTTCCTTATCCCTATCGTAAAGGTCCTTCCTCTCCTCTTTAGGTTTTACGTCAAAAAGCATTTTACGCCTCCGTAATTATTACGGCGCCGTAACATAAAAACTTACTGTGAGAACTTTAAGCTAAGATGATGAGTTGACGCTAAAAAATAATGCAAATTGTATTTGAATTCCTAATAGATATATTTTACATTATCAATTTTCGTCAGTAAATTTATAATCTCTCTATGTGAATTTGTCTAGACTAAAAATGAGAAAGAAGTATATAATGGTGATTTCAAATATTAGCTTCTACAGAGCAAGCTCACCAAAAAAATATGTACAACACAAAATACTCTTACTAAGATGTAACGTCCTAGTAAACGGAACTTCCTGCATGTTCACAGATTAATCTAACTTCCTTGGCATATGATAATTTTACTGGGTATTTATACGTAGTAAACTGTGCTTAATTTATGTATTTAATCCCTATAATTTCACCTTCATTTACTATATACCCGTAAAAAGCAGTCTACATCGATAGTAGTTAACTTAACTAACGGTTACTTATACATAGCAGAATCAGGTTATATTCGTATTATTAACCCATTTACAAAGATGGTAACAAAATAGTATATACGCTGGAGGAAACCTTGCAGACTGACATTAAGCAACTCAGGGTACATTTTATTACGTATTTCCTCTTCTACGTTGTTGTCTCTCTATATTAACTTATCATAAAATATATGAAAAATTTATATTCTTTCCTTACTTTCCTATATTATGCAGGGAAAAACACTCCTCATAAGCCTACTAATTGCATTTTTCCTAGGAGGGTTAGAATTAACAATTGCCGGGACAATGGGGAACCTAATTGCTTGTTCATTACATTGTAAAAATATAACCTACTTCCTCCTGTTCTCCTACTTACTAGGCTCAGTTTTAGGTTCCTTCTCCTTCGGTTACTTAGTTGACAAACTAGGAAGAAAAAGGACACTTGAGATAGGGCTTCTAATTTTCGTGGTGTCAAGCGTACTCCTTTCATTTTCCTTCCTTCCCATAATGGTGCTCTCACTCCTATTCATACAAGGCTTTGCAATAGGAGGAGATAGCGTAGCGGCAGGGCCGATGGTTATAGAGAACTTAACGTATAGAGGAAAGGCATTCGTAGTACTCTCAACGACTTGGTTTTTAGGAGATTTCGTTGCGGCTTTCTTGGGAATTATCTTGACTTCAGCGTTTTCTTACGAAGCTTGGAGAGTGAGTTTCGCGATAGCTGGAGTCCTAGTTATTCCCTTTGCTATAATAAGGTTCTTTATAAAGGAAAGCGAAGTGTGGCAAAAATACGGTAAAAGGAAAGTCAAGATAGGGAAAGGAGTAAGGCTACTCTCAGTCCTACTCTTGGTTTCAGTAATTGACACAATCATAAGTTACGCCTTCCCATTCGTGCTATTGCCGGACTTCATATCTCCTTATTTAGGCTTTTCTACCATACAGGGAGTCGACTTCGTGGACGAGGCGATAATATCTGCAACGTTAGCTTCCATCGTTGGTGGGTTCACTGTAGTAGTTTTCCTCATAGACAAACTAAAGAGGAAGACTGCAATGATAATTGGGCATGCATACATGCTTACCGCATTCGTCCTCATGACGTTGGCGGTTCTATTTAAGAGTCCCTTGGGGGTAATAATAATCTTCGGTGTGCTCTCCTTCCTATCTCCTTTAGGGATGTTCGCAGTTTCCTTAGTTGCGATAGAGGCATTTCCCGCATCCATTAGAGGGAAAGTGTCTGGGGTAATTTCGGGAGTTTCTAGCGTTTTCTCTGCAGTTACTCCAATTATCATTTTCTCTTTAGCTTCAAAGGTAAACGTAGTTGAGAGCACTGCGTTCCTTGCCGGGTTAGTTGGAGTAGCAGTAGCTTCACTATTTTCAATAAATACGATAAGCGGTAGTGAGAGCATAGAGGAGATTGAGAACGCGTGGAAATAGTAGTTGAGATATGAGTTTTATTTAAATTATTTCTGAAGCGCTTTATTTTTCTAATCTCATAACACAGTTAGAACTTTATTTATGATTATATTACTAGTAATTAAAAGAGTACACACTTTGTTTTTATTCATAATGTAATCGGCTCTTCCTACAACAATTTTGACGATAGGTCTTCAAGACTAGGACTTTAAATACTATTTATTTTAATTAATTCATGTGAAGAAAAGGGATAGAGAACTTTTGGAAAAAGTGGGCAAATATTACCTGCAATACAAGGAAATAATAGATATAGATAAGCTTCTCTCAACCTTTAGGGGGACTCAGGAAATACCCGTGAGTGATTTCACTCTTTCTTATATTTACTATTACATAATGTATATAGTTACGAAAGACGCAGTAAGATCTGCAGAAATGGCAAGAAGGAGTAAACTAACCTATAGGGAGTTTGCAGTAGAGTACTCACAAGATCTCTACGGAGAGCTTAACGTAGGCCTTACAGTTCCCGTATATCCAGTAGGTTTAGTTGCGTATTACACTTTTACAGAAGGATATAATGCCCCGGAGTACGCTGTATTAGGTTATCTACTTAGGAGGATCTATTCAATAGTTAAAGGAAAAAGAGAGAAAATAACAGTTTCTACTCCTCCTCTGAAGTACTTTAATTTTCTTGACGAGTTTAACAAGGAGCTCTCTAAATTAGAAGAGGTTAAAGAATATTTTCCAGAAGGTTACTATAGATGTCCCTCATATACTGACCCAGACTGGCTTACTAGGGCTTACAAATCTTACTTCCTTGCGGAAAAGCTAGAGAGTATTAAGGTAGGAATGAAGAAAAAAGGAGGAGAAGAAGAAAAGGTAAACAAAGATTTAATAAAATTCATGATGTGGAAATTATATGAGCTTTATACTTTTTATTTAGTAGCAAAATACCTTGAGTCAAAAGGGTATGAGATAAAGAAAGAAGGAGAAGAATACATTGCTAAAAAGGGGGATAAGTACATCAGCTTAGTATTTAACGCCCCGCTTCCCCACTCTTCATTAATTAAAGTTGACGAGGAAGAAAGTATAGATAAATATAAGGGCAGGCCAGACATTTCAGTAGTTCAAGGAAGGCCTATAATCTTTGAATGCAAATACTCTACTAGAGTAAGTTACATTACCATGGGCAGGTTCAAAATAATGGCTTATACTTACGAATACAACCCATTAACTGCAGTTTTAGTATATCCTGGGCTGGAGACTGAGGAAACTGACGTAGACAGTGAGGACGGTGCAACAAGGAGATTAGATTATATAACTAAAAAGAAGGACGGGTTACTCAATTTCGAATACAATAATCATGTTCTTTACATGATGATAATTGACCCGCTAGTTGAGGACGAAGAGAATCTCTCTAGGATAGATAGACTCCTTGGAAAATACGTGTAAATATATATAGTAAAAAGTAGAACTTCCTTATATGTACGGAGAATGGCTTACACCGAGAGAAACCTTTACTAAATTGTTGAGCTTTTCTGATGAAGCGGTTAATACGTTTCTCAATTATGTACAGAGTGGAAATTTCGTTCCATGCCTTTTCATAGGTTCGAAAGACCATTGGATAGAGTCGATAAAGTACTCTTTTCAAGGAGAGATAGGATATACCTTATGGGGATCTGCTGATAGATCGTCGATTTCTGGAATTTTAAAGAGATATCAGGAAGTATATTTAAATAATGATAAGAATAAATATATTCCAGATATCAATAAAATTCTTATTTCAATAATGCATATGACAGGCTCTGGGATAATAGGATTTGGTGCAGTAACCGACGTAGAGATGGACGCTGCTAGGAACTTTAAAGGATGGAAAGAATCTGGAAAGTTCTGGGTGTTAAGATTTAGGATAAAAGTCTTCTGGCTTCACGATAGTATAAGGAAAAACGCTGATATAAACGCATGGAGCGGAGAAAATTACGAACTAAAAGGAACGAACTCTCAAGCTAACATGTGCTACAGCCAAGAAAATAAGGACGCTATAGATAGTTTCGCAAAATTTATTCTATCAAAAAAAGACGAAATTAAACCTACACTCGATTTTTATTTAGGCTTATTGAATAACAGATCTAAGGAGGTAACAGAAACCAAGGAACCTACAAAGGAAATTATGTGTAAAGGGTCTGGTAAAATAAACGTAGACGACCTATATCTTCCTCCAGATACCTTAGATCTAATTTTAAGCTCGATCAAGAAGACTAATGTACTTTTAGTAGGACCCCCTGGTACAGGTAAGACAAGCATAGCTATAAGAGTCACAAAGTCCCTCACTGGGAGTGAAGATTGTTATGAAGTAGCTACTGCAAATTCATTGTGGTTCAGGAGGAACTTAGTAGGCGGAGAAAGCATAAGGGAAGGTAATGTAATATGGAAGAGTGGACTCTTTATTCAGGCTTATGTAAATGCAGCTAAAGTCAAAGAGGGTAATTATTTTCTCATAATAGATGAGATAAATAGGGCCGACGTTGATAAGGCATTTGGGGAATTAATAACAATATTCTCAAGTCCTTCTCCTAAAGACTGGACAATACCGCGTGCATTGATAGACGAAATAAAGAGCTACGGAAATAATATAGATGATATGGCTAGGGAATTTTTAAGGATTTATGAGGAGCTAAAGAAACAGGATAAGGAAAGAGAGCCGCTTGAAAGGATGAGGATAATTGCAACAATGAATTTAGTAGACGCAAGAAATCTATTTTATATAGGAGACGCATTAGCTAGAAGGTTTGTGATTATTAATTTTGAGTATCCAGAAGGGACAGAAGACCTGGATAAAATTATTAATAACTATAATCTAACAGAAGAGGAGAAAAATAAGGTAAGAATTTTAATAAAATGCTTAAGAGAAAAATTGAAAAATGAAAAAGAAAATCTAATTAAGTTTAATGTATCTCCAGCGAGCATTAAAACCGCACTTGATGTTTATTCCTCTCTAGAGAATAGAGGAGTAGAAAAGTTTATTGAAGTACTAAGGGCTGCTTTAGGTACTTTAGATCAGAGAAATATAAGTAAGGTTG
This genomic interval from Acidianus sp. HS-5 contains the following:
- the soxB gene encoding proton pump complex quinol oxidase subunit SoxB; this translates as MGLQALLNKILKIIKVDLSEFKERAAKIVLPKDTLGVVWLYLLGGIAWLIILGTAAMNMRTYLVYNQNSPQVGVIYYTMLTIHGWSAMLGLVPDAALGIIAYSMYKSGLNIVHVKQITAMFWASNLGLAFALFGGPDMGWYMYPPLAIEDNSLFQAFRLYHGAMMGAGYLALAVNSAAASIASIILVVDAVQTKPKDKKINIFAAYGVAFSLIIALTLPALTASELWYVLAIWGSVKLDPLLWVILFWFYGHPVVYYVPFPLFGALYYYIPIYAGRRLYSEKWARWNIFLLAIGSMLIWVHHLQTFPLPVCLRAWITVSTLVLASGSGLTVLNLGLTILSSRGYNWRDPIGMAFLVALIGFIIGGVQALPLPINLINGVVHNTYYVVGHFHLIIWTLILVGFTGVFLDLLKSTNPSLNFSLKARKLMLAGLLWWTAPFVTIGYLMSIEGYLGLIRRVIAYPVMFVPYMELISFLAEIGIPGLVLTISTALGEFVKSGITTSTSVSLSSSPPGVMVKRRR
- the soxC gene encoding proton pump complex cytochrome B SoxC, with protein sequence MEEKKGFLDSILDRIGINEAPLFRTPDYMYNVSYWLGALVTASFAYTVITGLILLLLYEPAAAYCSTQNIIYHIPYGPVLLFSHLYGAYIMIVLVYIHMFRNFFKGAYKKPRELQWVTGVLLLALTLGASFFGYSLVGDVLGIDAVDIGSSLLIGTGFPGATTIVGWLFGPGIDAVQSSNPIVRSEFFDRILGWHIIMVALIGLLFGFHLLLAERYGMTPSAKEKPRVPAYYTKQEQEKFNAWWPRNLVYMLSIVLMTWGVILIVPNVLSNINGATIFGHKITLPLVINPFPAPQAFTTAAEHTAPYPPWFFLFLYKFVDFLLPNGLPLLPSMVIAVLVIGLVVLMLIPFFENSEFMFISSRKFWTWVMSVLAYSLVALSIWGYLDPGVPAPFTQQAEIIGIPALILAIIIYLLPSKKKQSASVVKPSGPLSILGTSVSVLLFAGTLGDFLLYPSLLGLLMLLPLGVLVYHYVIKMVRLINSTTIGGGGYAFTKKAAFVGIPVIFVITIFLFALLTRIPSVGIQSTYAGIDLGVILFLWGYAINLYHYLVYHK
- a CDS encoding ATP-binding protein encodes the protein MLFDVKPKEERKDLYDRDKEVDEIKESIERKVWLTVYGMRRLGKTSIVNVAVNDPNYIVVKVNLMRIYDPKKKKYPRSQFMGLFLESVNEVVRKYTMGGRVIRFISNILGIDEKSFLEFSLVKIRPKLKKFRSEDISSVVKELDELAKDNKKGLVIVFDEAQELMKVNGINFPSIFHDVYDYCKNTTVIFTGSMVGLVENMLKGLEYEKPFFGRFIRKIKVERFDEEKSKDFLIKGFKEEGIEVKEEVINEAVRRFDGIPGWLTFFGAEYSFRVKHGEKADINEIEMMAIEEVRREFKDFLLSTQSPERYSAVVISLDRLGGKGELSEVNKVVNSLIEEVPEPRVYEILNRLVNLGFLEKEGEEYTLPNDEPDRNGLVLAAKDILKNEK
- a CDS encoding MFS transporter, with product MQGKTLLISLLIAFFLGGLELTIAGTMGNLIACSLHCKNITYFLLFSYLLGSVLGSFSFGYLVDKLGRKRTLEIGLLIFVVSSVLLSFSFLPIMVLSLLFIQGFAIGGDSVAAGPMVIENLTYRGKAFVVLSTTWFLGDFVAAFLGIILTSAFSYEAWRVSFAIAGVLVIPFAIIRFFIKESEVWQKYGKRKVKIGKGVRLLSVLLLVSVIDTIISYAFPFVLLPDFISPYLGFSTIQGVDFVDEAIISATLASIVGGFTVVVFLIDKLKRKTAMIIGHAYMLTAFVLMTLAVLFKSPLGVIIIFGVLSFLSPLGMFAVSLVAIEAFPASIRGKVSGVISGVSSVFSAVTPIIIFSLASKVNVVESTAFLAGLVGVAVASLFSINTISGSESIEEIENAWK
- a CDS encoding AAA family ATPase translates to MYGEWLTPRETFTKLLSFSDEAVNTFLNYVQSGNFVPCLFIGSKDHWIESIKYSFQGEIGYTLWGSADRSSISGILKRYQEVYLNNDKNKYIPDINKILISIMHMTGSGIIGFGAVTDVEMDAARNFKGWKESGKFWVLRFRIKVFWLHDSIRKNADINAWSGENYELKGTNSQANMCYSQENKDAIDSFAKFILSKKDEIKPTLDFYLGLLNNRSKEVTETKEPTKEIMCKGSGKINVDDLYLPPDTLDLILSSIKKTNVLLVGPPGTGKTSIAIRVTKSLTGSEDCYEVATANSLWFRRNLVGGESIREGNVIWKSGLFIQAYVNAAKVKEGNYFLIIDEINRADVDKAFGELITIFSSPSPKDWTIPRALIDEIKSYGNNIDDMAREFLRIYEELKKQDKEREPLERMRIIATMNLVDARNLFYIGDALARRFVIINFEYPEGTEDLDKIINNYNLTEEEKNKVRILIKCLREKLKNEKENLIKFNVSPASIKTALDVYSSLENRGVEKFIEVLRAALGTLDQRNISKVVNILNGCKSQEKL